A window from Alkalicoccobacillus plakortidis encodes these proteins:
- a CDS encoding FtsW/RodA/SpoVE family cell cycle protein, with protein sequence MSKTKIDYNILFLLFLFMVISCFYIYEAQGLEQYSTNFFIRQFVFYIGLFILVIAMSFIDIDYIKQAHWFLYVFGIIILVGLLVVPASFVWGEDNGAIRWYRLPVIGSFQPAELTKIFLIITLSYVVSKHKEWSSKWKGDFWLIIKLAVLCSPVALLLIEQPDMGTIMQIAAIVLSVLLVSKVSLKWTLSIIIVPVSAILGFVYLYFARMDLLEKYVFVHLQDYQVRRFHGLLNPTEYITEAYQVNLALRAVGSGRLSGTGAENNLYYIPEAHTDFIFAIIAHTHGFIAACLIISLYFILLYQIVMIGFQSTNQFDVSICAGVAGLFAFQIFQNIGMNVGLLPVTGFSLPMISYGGTSLITAGLSIGLVLCVKANRKEYMFEKTEDM encoded by the coding sequence ATGTCGAAAACAAAAATAGATTACAACATATTGTTTCTTCTCTTTTTATTTATGGTTATAAGCTGTTTTTATATATATGAGGCACAGGGATTGGAACAATACTCGACTAATTTTTTTATTAGACAATTTGTTTTTTATATTGGGTTGTTTATATTGGTCATTGCGATGTCTTTTATAGACATTGATTACATCAAACAGGCTCACTGGTTTCTTTATGTTTTTGGAATTATTATCCTTGTGGGACTTTTGGTAGTACCAGCTTCATTTGTTTGGGGAGAAGATAACGGAGCCATTCGCTGGTACCGACTTCCGGTAATTGGTTCCTTTCAGCCTGCTGAGTTAACAAAAATCTTCTTAATTATCACCTTATCTTATGTGGTTAGTAAGCATAAAGAATGGTCAAGTAAATGGAAGGGAGATTTTTGGCTCATCATTAAGCTTGCTGTTCTATGTTCTCCAGTTGCATTATTGCTAATCGAGCAACCTGATATGGGTACAATTATGCAAATCGCTGCAATTGTTTTGTCTGTATTATTAGTATCAAAAGTAAGTTTAAAATGGACATTATCCATAATTATCGTTCCGGTATCGGCCATTCTTGGTTTTGTATATCTTTATTTTGCAAGGATGGATCTGCTTGAGAAGTATGTGTTTGTTCATTTACAAGATTATCAGGTAAGACGATTTCATGGCTTGTTAAATCCAACTGAGTACATAACTGAAGCATACCAGGTAAATTTGGCCCTGAGGGCTGTTGGATCTGGACGCTTAAGCGGGACTGGTGCAGAAAACAACTTATATTACATACCAGAGGCACATACGGATTTTATTTTTGCCATCATTGCTCATACACATGGTTTTATTGCGGCATGTCTGATCATTAGTCTTTATTTTATTCTTCTGTACCAAATTGTTATGATTGGTTTTCAATCAACCAATCAATTTGATGTAAGTATCTGTGCGGGAGTTGCAGGTTTGTTTGCATTTCAAATTTTCCAGAATATAGGCATGAATGTTGGCTTATTACCTGTAACTGGATTTTCACTACCAATGATAAGTTATGGCGGAACCTCTTTAATTACTGCAGGGTTATCGATTGGATTAGTGTTATGTGTAAAAGCAAATCGAAAAGAATATATGTTTGAGAAGACAGAAGATATGTAA